A stretch of the Thermococcus sp. genome encodes the following:
- a CDS encoding P1 family peptidase codes for MKAPELGIKIGLYENGKRNSIADLSVKVGHTTLVEGDDVRTGVTVLLPPVKNPYRERLFSATFVMNGYSKPIGFIQVEELGYIETPIALTNTLSVYTVASAVVKHMIELNPDLKSVSPVVMECNDSYLNNVQKMAVKEEHYFEALKNARLDFEEGSVGAGTGMSAFEFKGGIGSSSRIVEIGGEEYTVASLVLANFGRREDLTIAGIPVGLYLSDYPGRGISGRGSISMVVATDAPLTARQLKRLAKRAVIGLARTGGYAYHGSGDVVLAFSTAQSTPFGKEPEMVSFLPDNVLSRLFRATAEATEEAIINALLEAKTMKGNGHVRYVLPVEKVLEILEKHGVVEKA; via the coding sequence ATGAAGGCCCCCGAGCTGGGAATAAAAATCGGCCTTTATGAGAACGGAAAAAGGAACTCGATAGCGGACCTGAGCGTTAAAGTCGGCCATACAACGCTAGTTGAAGGAGACGACGTAAGGACGGGCGTTACAGTTCTCCTCCCACCTGTAAAGAACCCATATAGGGAACGGCTTTTCTCGGCAACCTTCGTCATGAACGGCTACTCAAAGCCAATTGGTTTTATCCAAGTTGAGGAGCTCGGATACATCGAAACGCCGATAGCTCTAACAAACACGCTGAGCGTCTACACCGTGGCAAGCGCAGTAGTTAAGCATATGATTGAACTCAATCCCGATTTGAAGAGCGTCTCCCCGGTCGTCATGGAGTGTAACGACTCTTATCTCAACAACGTCCAGAAGATGGCCGTTAAAGAGGAGCATTACTTCGAGGCCCTCAAAAATGCCAGACTGGACTTTGAGGAAGGTTCTGTTGGAGCCGGCACGGGAATGAGCGCTTTTGAGTTCAAAGGAGGGATAGGCTCTTCGTCAAGGATTGTCGAGATAGGCGGTGAGGAGTACACCGTTGCTTCTCTCGTCTTGGCGAACTTTGGCAGAAGGGAGGATTTAACCATCGCCGGAATCCCCGTTGGACTCTACCTTAGTGACTACCCCGGAAGGGGCATCTCCGGGAGAGGAAGCATTTCAATGGTGGTAGCCACTGATGCCCCTCTGACGGCCCGGCAGTTGAAGAGACTCGCGAAGAGGGCAGTGATAGGGCTTGCGAGAACGGGTGGCTACGCATACCACGGTAGTGGCGACGTTGTTCTGGCCTTCTCAACTGCCCAGAGCACTCCATTTGGAAAGGAACCAGAAATGGTGAGCTTTCTGCCGGACAACGTACTGAGCAGGCTTTTCAGAGCCACTGCAGAGGCAACCGAGGAGGCGATAATAAACGCATTATTGGAGGCGAAGACAATGAAGGGCAACGGTCATGTTAGGTACGTCCTGCCGGTCGAGAAGGTCCTCGAAATTTTGGAAAAGCACGGAGTAGTTGAAAAGGCTTAG
- a CDS encoding iron ABC transporter permease, producing MKLRTGYFIAVPSLAFLLIFFYLPLADILQLGLWENGPTLRFLSSVLSNSYHRWVILFTIGQALASTLLTLLIGLPGAYIFAKYEFPGKRLIRALLTVPFVMPGIMVALGFILLFGKDGFIAHLMGHDPGIIYTWKAILLAHAFYNFPVVVRMVSSLWQRVNPHYEEMAKTLGARGFKLFWKVTLPLISPAIFASAMLTFVFCFLSFSVPLILGGYRYVTMEVDIFSTVMTLLDFRTGAALAVIQITLSAFFMYIYLRSLDAYSKREEQRVLQRPARLTREDLFSLKGLGIILYSALVFVFIVVPLIAIVYDSLLYNGHLSLENYRRVFSPEYNPMFGISTLGTIKNSLLFGFTTVVLSIMIALPLAYLLNRHDFRGKGVLDVLVMLPLASSPVTVALGYIMAFQSTPLYYTFWIVAIAHSVIAYPFVFRSLSTGLGKIKRNLREAALALGANEWRAFLRVEFPLAFGSFLVGAIFAFAMSIAELGATYMLAKPEYTTMSLAVYKFLGARHFGSASALSVLLMLVSAVGFLIIEGVGEEVW from the coding sequence ATGAAACTCAGGACTGGTTACTTCATCGCGGTTCCCTCTCTTGCTTTCCTGCTGATTTTCTTCTACCTGCCCCTAGCCGATATCCTACAATTGGGCCTCTGGGAAAACGGCCCGACATTACGGTTCCTCTCCTCTGTTTTGAGTAACTCCTACCACCGCTGGGTTATTCTCTTCACAATCGGTCAGGCGTTGGCATCGACCCTTTTGACTCTCCTAATCGGACTTCCGGGAGCTTATATCTTCGCCAAGTATGAATTCCCTGGAAAGAGGCTAATCCGAGCCCTTTTGACGGTTCCATTCGTAATGCCCGGCATAATGGTGGCCCTTGGGTTTATCCTCCTCTTCGGAAAGGACGGGTTCATAGCACATCTAATGGGCCATGACCCCGGTATAATCTACACATGGAAGGCCATCCTCCTAGCCCACGCCTTCTACAACTTTCCAGTTGTTGTTAGAATGGTCTCGTCGCTCTGGCAGAGGGTTAATCCCCACTACGAGGAGATGGCCAAAACGCTCGGCGCGAGGGGCTTTAAGCTCTTCTGGAAGGTTACCCTGCCCTTAATCTCGCCGGCAATCTTTGCATCTGCGATGCTTACGTTCGTCTTCTGCTTCCTGAGCTTTTCTGTCCCCTTAATCCTTGGTGGCTATCGCTACGTTACAATGGAGGTCGACATCTTTTCGACGGTAATGACGCTCCTAGATTTCAGAACCGGCGCGGCCCTAGCAGTTATCCAAATAACCCTCAGTGCATTCTTCATGTACATCTACCTTCGTTCCCTCGATGCCTACTCAAAGAGGGAGGAGCAAAGAGTCCTTCAGAGGCCGGCGAGACTTACACGTGAAGACCTTTTCAGCCTCAAGGGACTGGGGATAATCCTCTATTCTGCCCTCGTTTTCGTCTTCATTGTTGTCCCCCTGATTGCCATAGTCTATGATTCCCTCCTCTATAACGGCCATCTGAGCCTTGAGAACTATCGCAGGGTTTTTTCCCCTGAGTACAACCCGATGTTCGGAATCTCGACCCTTGGAACGATTAAAAACTCCCTCCTTTTCGGCTTCACAACAGTTGTTCTCTCAATCATGATAGCCCTTCCCTTAGCGTATCTCCTTAACCGCCACGATTTCAGGGGGAAGGGGGTTCTCGACGTTCTCGTAATGCTCCCTCTCGCGAGCTCGCCGGTAACGGTCGCTCTCGGCTACATCATGGCCTTCCAGTCAACACCCCTCTACTACACCTTCTGGATTGTGGCCATAGCCCACTCGGTAATTGCTTACCCCTTCGTTTTCCGCTCTCTCTCAACGGGACTCGGTAAGATAAAACGGAACCTGCGCGAAGCGGCCTTAGCCCTCGGGGCCAACGAGTGGAGGGCCTTTTTAAGGGTTGAGTTTCCCCTCGCCTTTGGAAGCTTCCTTGTCGGGGCAATCTTTGCCTTCGCGATGAGCATTGCCGAGCTCGGTGCAACCTACATGCTTGCCAAGCCTGAATACACCACTATGAGCCTCGCGGTCTACAAGTTCTTAGGTGCGAGGCATTTTGGCAGTGCCTCGGCTTTATCTGTGCTCCTCATGCTCGTTTCGGCAGTTGGATTCCTGATAATAGAGGGGGTCGGTGAGGAGGTATGGTGA
- a CDS encoding ABC transporter ATP-binding protein, with product MVSVELRNVEKRWEGFELHVDLSVKDGEFLTFLGPSGCGKTTTLRIIAGLERPDSGRVLFSGRDVTELEPYERNIGIVFQDYALFPHMTVFKNIAFGLEMRKLPRAEIEKRVKWALELVKLKGFENRYPEQLSGGQQQRVALARALVVEPEVLLLDEPLSNLDAKIRERLRSEIRRIQRELGITTIYVTHDQEEAMAISDRIAVMNVGTVEQVGKPLELYYRPRTEFVARFLGTGNILELEAENGVARLGNLELRVGVDGKVRVFFRPESVIITKGSNAEVVDYELLPGRMRLYLDVEGRLIIAERPLPDLPFEANHVPSRVGIVIRSFSLLDL from the coding sequence ATGGTGAGCGTCGAACTGAGAAACGTTGAAAAACGCTGGGAGGGATTTGAACTTCACGTTGACCTCTCCGTTAAAGATGGCGAGTTTCTCACGTTCCTTGGCCCGAGCGGTTGTGGAAAGACGACGACGCTGAGGATAATAGCGGGCCTTGAAAGGCCCGACTCCGGGAGGGTTCTCTTCAGTGGGAGGGACGTTACCGAACTGGAACCCTACGAGAGGAACATTGGCATAGTTTTCCAGGATTACGCGCTCTTTCCGCATATGACCGTGTTTAAAAACATCGCATTCGGCCTCGAGATGAGAAAGCTTCCAAGGGCTGAAATCGAAAAAAGGGTGAAGTGGGCCCTTGAGCTCGTCAAGCTGAAGGGCTTTGAGAACCGCTATCCCGAACAGCTCTCGGGTGGACAGCAACAGAGGGTTGCACTTGCTAGGGCCCTCGTTGTCGAGCCGGAGGTTCTTCTCCTCGACGAGCCACTGAGTAACCTTGATGCCAAGATAAGGGAGCGTTTGCGGTCTGAAATACGAAGAATTCAGCGTGAGCTCGGCATAACGACGATTTACGTTACCCACGACCAGGAGGAGGCCATGGCAATAAGCGACAGGATAGCCGTCATGAACGTCGGAACCGTTGAACAGGTCGGAAAACCCTTGGAGCTCTATTACAGGCCAAGAACAGAGTTTGTGGCCCGCTTCCTCGGGACGGGTAACATACTGGAGCTTGAAGCCGAGAATGGGGTTGCGAGGCTCGGAAACCTTGAGCTTCGTGTTGGTGTTGACGGAAAGGTTAGGGTATTCTTCAGGCCGGAGAGCGTTATCATCACCAAAGGGAGCAATGCAGAGGTTGTTGACTACGAGCTCCTTCCCGGCAGGATGAGGCTATACCTCGATGTTGAAGGCCGTTTAATAATCGCCGAGCGTCCCCTGCCGGATTTGCCCTTCGAAGCGAATCATGTTCCTTCGAGGGTTGGGATAGTGATAAGGTCTTTTTCTCTTCTCGATTTGTAA